One part of the Sander vitreus isolate 19-12246 chromosome 10, sanVit1, whole genome shotgun sequence genome encodes these proteins:
- the LOC144524952 gene encoding protocadherin alpha-3-like: protein MGERGQRHRVNCWWVAGILLLCFGKRIWAQLRYSVPEEVQVGYPVGHIAKDLGLDLSTLTDRRFRIVSGPHHALFHLNQNTGVLYIGKITDREELCDGIEVCLINLKIVVESPLEIHYVGVEITDVNDHSPTFPESEQRLEIAEHTPPGTRFQIHAARDPDVGTQSVRLYKLSSNEFFDIEIRDSEEDKIPFLVLKKPVDREQKTEHRLVLTALDGGSPSKSGSLNLIITVLDANDNRPVFSKDIYTVLLNENAPIGTLVIQLNATDLDDGLNSEIEYTFEKTQKKKVHDTFELDSVTGEIRVKGIVDFEETEIYRLDLQASDKGQLPWTAESRVVINIKDLNDNQPDIEVTSLSNVVPEDTKPGTVISLISVTDKDSGVNGKVICKILDNVPFDLTQSIEENTYSLVTKGRLDREIMSHYDITITATDCGEPPLSAVKTLSVQVLDVNDNRPLFSQNPFEFYLVENNAPGASIFSVSAADNDLNENAAIAYHIVRGDGLHRDITSFLNVNSDNGHISALKSFDFETMKTFQFQVVATDSGTPSLSSNVTVNVFILDQNDNAPVILYPVSSNGSAEGVEEIPRNVNAGHLVTKVRAYDADIGYNGWLLFSLQEVTDHSLFGLDRYTGQIRTLRSFTETDEAEHKLVILVKDNGNVSLSATATVLVKVVEPKEDFAASDVKSATKNEEENNVTFYLMITLGSISTLFLISIIVLIAMQCSKTTDYTSKYLQETNYDGTLCHSIQYRSGDKRYMLVGPRMSIGSTIVPGSHANTLMLPDRRRTSEESRAGI from the exons ATGGGAGAACGAGGACAAAGGCACCGAGTGAACTGCTGGTGGGTTGCCGGGATTTTGTTGCTGTGCTTTGGGAAACGAATCTGGGCTCAGCTTAGATACTCTGTTCCAGAAGAAGTACAAGTGGGATACCCTGTTGGACATATTGCCAAGGATTTAGGGCTTGACCTTAGCACTTTGACAGACAGGCGGTTTCGTATTGTTTCGGGACCCCACCATGCTCTGTTTCACTTAAATCAAAACACTGGAGTGTTGTATATTGGAAAAATTACGGACCGCGAAGAGCTATGCGATGGAATCGAGGTTTGTTTGATAAACCTGAAAATTGTTGTAGAAAGCCCACTGGAAATACATTACGTTGGCGTTGAAATAACAGATGTTAATGACCATTCACCGACTTTTCCAGAAAGCGAACAACGACTGGAAATAGCAGAGCATACTCCTCCAGGTACTCGTTTCCAAATTCATGCAGCTAGAGACCCTGATGTCGGAACACAGTCAGTCCGGTTATATAAGTTGAGCTCAAATGAATTTTTTGATATTGAAATCAGAGACAGCGAGGAGGACAAGATACCGTTTTTAGTGCTTAAAAAGCCTGTAGATAGGGAGCAAAAGACAgaacaccgtttagtgttaacGGCTCTTGATGGAGGCAGTCCGTCGAAATCTGGGAGTCTTAATTTAATCATTACCGTGCTAGATGCAAATGATAATCGCCCTGTGTTCAGCAAAGATATATATAcagttttattaaatgaaaatgcCCCGATAGGAACTCTCGTTATACAATTAAACGCTACAGATTTAGATGATGGTTTAAACAGCGAAATTGAATACACgtttgaaaaaacacaaaagaaaaaagtgcaTGACACATTTGAATTAGATAGCGTCACTGGTGAGATTCGAGTGAAAGGAATAGTGGACTTTGAGGAAACAGAAATTTACAGACTAGATCTGCAGGCTTCAGATAAAGGCCAGCTACCTTGGACGGCCGAAAGTAGAGTTGTGATAAACATAAAAGATCTGAACGATAATCAGCCAGACATTGAAGTAACATCATTGTCCAATGTAGTCCCCGAGGATACAAAGCCTGGCACTGTTATCTCCCTCATCAGTGTTACGGACAAAGATTCTGGGGTTAATGGAAAAGTTATTTGCAAAATTTTAGACAATGTTCCATTTGATTTGACGCAATCCATTGAAGAAAACACGTACTCTCTTGTCACAAAAGGGCGTTTAGACAGAGAAATTATGTCCCATTATGACATCACAATAACAGCTACTGACTGTGGTGAACCTCCACTTTCCGCTGTTAAAACCTTGAGTGTTCAGGTGTTAGATGTAAATGACAACAGACCACTTTTCAGTCAGAATCCATTTGAATTTTATTTGGTAGAAAACAATGCCCCGGGCGCATCAATATTTTCTGTAAGTGCTGCTGATAATGATCTGAATGAAAATGCAGCAATAGCATACCACATTGTGAGAGGTGATGGGCTGCATCGTGATATAACATCATTCCTAAATGTAAATTCAGATAATGGACACATTTCCGCGCTAAAAAGTTTTGACTTTGAAACAATGAAAACTTTCCAGTTCCAAGTTGTTGCCACAGATTCTGGAACTCCGTCACTAAGCAGCAACGTCACAGTGAACGTGTTCATTCTGGATCAGAACGACAACGCTCCAGTCATCCTGTATCCAGTCAGCTCTAACGGTTCTGCTGAAGGTGTGGAGGAGATTCCCCGCAATGTGAACGCAGGACACTTGGTGACTAAAGTCAGAGCCTATGACGCTGATATAGGATATAACGGCTGGTTactgttttcactgcaggaaGTTACTGACCACAGTCTCTTTGGTTTGGACCGCTATACAGGACAGATCAGAACACTTCGCTCATTCACAGAGACAGACGAGGCTGAGCATAAACTGGTCATACTGGTGAAAGACAATGGGAACGTTTCACTCTCAGCAACAGCTACTGTGCTTGTCAAAGTTGTGGAGCCCAAAGAGGATTTTGCTGCTTCTGATGTTAAAAGTGCAACAAAGAATGAGGAGGAGaataatgtgactttttaccTGATGATAACTTTGGGCTCaatttcaacactttttctcaTCAGTATCATCGTGCTGATTGCAATGCAGTGCTCCAAAACCACAGACTATACTTCTAAATATCTACAAGAGACTAATTATGATGGGACACTGTGTCACAGCATCCAGTACCGATCTGGAGACAAACGGTACATGCTAGTAGGACCCAGAATGAGTATAGGATCTACTATAGTCCCGGGGAGCCATGCGAATACACTAATGCTCCCTGACAGGAGACGTACTTCTGAAGAG AGCCGGGCAGGCATTTGA